A portion of the Plasmodium relictum strain SGS1 genome assembly, chromosome: 11 genome contains these proteins:
- a CDS encoding cyclin dependent kinase binding protein, putative: protein MKKSDYFTIYENFFKDANDFLNTVETKNNFFDYSSESSTDNKNEEDDGVNNKNGKYVDFYINAESNKVICKNNLLENEKKISSSNLNFSSRILLCYKNTHNLCLSYKPYSDNTYYDSSNVNYSISIFKKKVPTFDNKGEEYSLKKKNESKILSIFYKWILFHKKEDSNFIKEQKKKIKNRESITKKIDEERNMLNDKKKKKLYSIKNNNNLNMNSKQTEENLKKDQHINEVKKRKKGKKGISYEHLLKPSKYDYDAFCLFNPRFKQGKHHTVMYLQSYNVSIIPFVKPKKLKEKVNELFSEINPWIHKSLTLSKLRNLKIDLFNLINHIPEIDISTISCAWVFFERLVIKGYVHKFNRKLYAATCLILSLKFYQHDDIQILEKLLSYIQKLDKKENLTPSLIFSVEFLVYRLLDFSLQHTYENIRPHIHQYLESKELKFEDVYGASEDVYLYSNYANKS from the exons atgaaaaagtcTGATTATTTCActatttatgaaaatttttttaaagatgctaatgattttttaaatacagttgaaacaaaaaataatttttttgactATAGCAGTGAATCAAGCACAgacaataaaaatgaagaggATGATGGcgtgaataataaaaatgggAAATATGTTGATTTTTACATAAATGCAGAAAGTAATAAAGTCATAtgcaaaaataatttattagaaaatgagaaaaaaataagcaGTAGTAATCTAAATTTTTCTTCAAGAATTTTGTTATGCTACAAAAATACACATAATTTATGCTTATCTTATAAACCATATAGCGATAATACTTATTATGATTCATCAAATGTAAATTATTCtatatctatttttaaaaaaaaagttccaACTTTTGATAATAAAGGAGAGGAATATtctcttaaaaaaaagaatgaaagCAAAATTTTgagtattttttataaatggaTACTTTTccataaaaaagaagattctaattttataaaagaacaaaaaaaaaaaattaaaaatagagaAAGCATAACGAAGAAGATTGATGAAGAAAGAAATATgcttaatgataaaaaaaaaaagaaactttATAgtataaagaataataataatttaaatatgaatTCAAAACAAAcagaagaaaatttaaaaaaagaccAGCATATTAATGAagttaaaaagagaaaaaaaggaaaaaaaggaatatctTATGAGCATTTGTTGAAGCCTAGTAAATATGATTATGATGCTTTTTGCTTATTTAATCCTCGATTTAAACAAGGAAAACATCATACTGTAATGTATTTACAAAGTTATAATGTTTCTATAATTCCTTTTGTTAAAccgaaaaaattaaaagaaaaagtaaatgaattatttagTGAAATTAATCCATGGATACATAAATCCTTAACATTATcaaaattaagaaatttaaaaattgatctttttaatttaataaatcatatcCCAGAAATTGATATTTCTACTATTTCGTGTGCATGGGTATTTTTTGAAAGACTTGTTATTAAGGGATATGTTCataaatttaatagaaaattataCGCAGCTACATGTCTTATTTTATCATTGAAATTTTATCAACATGATGATATtcaaatattagaaaaattgCTTTCTTATATTCaaaaattagataaaaaagaaaatttaactccttctttaattttttcagtAGAATTTCTAGTTTATCGTTTACTTGATTTTTCACTTCAACATACTTATGAAAATATTCGTCCTCATATACATCAATATTTAGAATCCAAg gAACTGAAGTTTGAAGATGTATATGGTGCTTCTGAAGACGTATATTTATACTCTAATTATGCAAATAAATCataa
- the ARK1 gene encoding aurora-related kinase 1, putative yields the protein MNDSVNSPIKATCRDMALKSSLHSFTFSLKDFDIAGFLGDGAHGSVFLACERRTNFICVLKCISKSHLVKSTQEALLRKEIELQAHLKHPHIACMYTWFHTSSHVFFVMEYCSNGDLFTYLNEHGPFSEKKVAEMLFEIIWAIRTCHDKRIAHLDLKPENVLVNHEEKCKLADFGLSAHIGSKHKKKGISHYRGTHDYWSPEQCARHQKKKQNFGEFDQKTDIWTLGILAFELKFGRPPFGSTNEERENIIMNRIQDYHWSQLFCEKIKKDLIDKLSPEFKDFLNLCLDKNPKKRPTAESLIQHPFIFIHNKNRPCIKAYATQPRGKQGPKLSHKGFNEQEGSFLTPIWFHNK from the exons ATGAATGATTCAGTTAATAGTCCAATTAAGGCTACCTGTAGGGATATGGCCTTAAAAAGTAGTTTGCATTCATTTACATTTAGTTTAAAAGACTTTGATATAGCTGGATTTTta ggAGATGGTGCTCATGGTAGTGTTTTTTTAGCTTGTGAGAGAAGAACCAATTTTATTTGTGTATTAAAATGCATATCAAAATCACATTTAGTTAA aaGTACACAAGAAGCATTATtaagaaaagaaatagaatTACAAGCTCATTTGAAGCATCCTCATATAGCAtg taTGTATACGTGGTTTCATACAAGTAGTCatgttttttttgttatggAATATTGTTCCAACGGGGATTTATTTACTTATTTAAATGAACATGGCCCattttcagaaaaaaaagttgCAGAAATGTTGTTTGAAATAATATGGGCGATTAGAACTTGTCACGATAAAAGAATTGCTCACTTAGATTTAAAGCCTGAAAATGTTTTAGTAAATCACGAAGAAAAATGTAAGCTAGCTGATTTTGGATTGTCTGCACACATTGGATcgaaacataaaaaaaaaggaatttcTCATTATAGAGGAACTCATGATTATTGGTCACCTGAACAGTGTGCAAGACaccaaaagaaaaaacaaaattttggAGAATTTGATCAGAAAACTGACATATGGACCTTAGGAATCTTGGcatttgaattaaaatttGGTAGGCCTCCTTTTGGATCAACAAACGAAGAGAGAGAGAACATAATTATGAATAGGATACAAGATTATCATTGGAGTCAATTATTTtgtgaaaaaataaaaaaagatttaatcGATAAACTATCCCCTGAATTTAAAGATTTCTTAAATTTATGTTTAGATAAAAATCCTAAAAAAAGACCAACAGCAGAATCACTAATTCAACAcccatttatttttatacataacAAAAATAGACCTTGTATAAAAGCTTACGCAACGCAACCAAGAGGTAAACAAGGACCCAAATTAAGTCATAAAGGATTTAATGAACAAGAAGGGTCATTTTTAACACCTATTTGGTTTcacaataaataa
- a CDS encoding calcium-binding protein, putative: MDSNENEAKKKESNYKFLNSDEINNLEYIFNKLKKNKNDNVSVQSLQKFLMNSHNKDICNDLLDFFHVYGSTITLDDFLSALNCDMNEFKSKDKMRSLFEILDTNKKGYITFKNFLQSAKEFENEFDEETLKNIFNIIDLNNNDKMLYEEFKNSISNI; encoded by the coding sequence atggattcaaatgaaaatgaagcaaaaaaaaaagagagtAATTACAAGTTCTTAAATTCggatgaaataaataatttagaatatatttttaataaattaaaaaaaaataaaaatgataatgtaTCTGTTCAAAGTTTACAAAAATTTCTTATGAATAGTCATAACAAGGATATATGCAATGATCTCTTAGATTTTTTTCATGTGTATGGTAGTACTATAACCTTAGATGATTTTTTGAGTGCTTTAAACTGTGATATGAATGAATTTAAATCGAAAGATAAAATGAGGAgtttatttgaaatattaGATACAAATAAGAAGGGATATATAACATTTAAAAACTTTCTTCAGTCTGCTAAGGAATTTGAGAATGAGTTTGACGAAGAAAcgttgaaaaatatatttaacattatagatttaaataataatgataaaatgcTTTATGaggaatttaaaaattcaataTCAAACATTTAA
- a CDS encoding nucleoside diphosphate kinase, putative, protein MKDERCIFIIFPDVTNNFKDEEVLEKLEEKNFIILKKKKVHLVENEIKEIFNFKPAQYKNINEFYEYIGSGLSVISLIEHIEGDTIIKLNSLVKRNSILIKDEKYFECLEYQCNLNCKNIPFYFSKNYWFFSRDLNFFFQSYENNNIERTLIILKPDVIELNHLNNIINDILNFDLLIVAIRRGILSCDRAKKLYEDSYRKPYYKSLINFMTSTKGIVCLVIEGRNCIKRAKILCGPSLSMSNFDNVPKNCLKKKYGTCKMRNAVHIPDDNNIDKEIELFFGDENFKCEKGILLIKKKILNSEDLFSLREYLKYYGFRILEEKIILMNESSFKNLSEEKKKQADDLAEKEFIIIIISRINCITCLQYLIGLNTVKESKIERPNSIKSVFCRNDDDIMFVKDKNKINELIRSYFNFEKYNDIITIENVKNYIFCKNVTNFYKPEENIKLTNVLMECFTEICKLKPDENSSILWLSKWFEQKEREIKDIITKKNEIKNKDETFNLLKKKEKKLTRVKEIEKKNITGINNFDKSSKLSYEIKLQHMCKKVIIIPDVYKENVLYQDNGNEKLKFKIIKYFEKLNSINLSFNELCKKEEKKNSLLGKKIEYAKKKYKHLTIDLIKRILKENLEKNKLFNNYILTDFMNIIDPIYLTDEDIIPCSFCLIINREERKKEKKEINDLENEKYNSFLSFLNNNDKNNNYIRKFLMKGKLLIYRNNFIEFVKNFQNELLIFFGININHIKNIINFLSDNYNYYFIDHFKLIKEEKKKKYSDDRNMNENFDSSFFSFFVEKFDILINKDYKKFIVCNFHFNMEQINILEKRFNSKIKIFYFKFKIDKTIVDIKEQQKKISEMVCKKKRSNSSKNKVHEVFIENPKVKDKQLYTFDIKNKNQKVFKSMYYFFDILKVTKSKIIIICNLTMKNVDFIGLYIQFQFPNVVFCDLNVINEFDTHMNKENKMGEFIDDIFYENSYKNNHMKNKYENIQRTNILINKMKSFCSKINASYFIFSSFPNDLEYEDYEKLNFFFDIKLCVLIVEDAYFLKNLEISKLEKYPFSSMFFFFYNKGSLLIIEENERSKNNFKIKKDSTGLIQNNVSTNCNEEKFEIKNNSLNEVSVINNSDNTNSNDKSISYNSIIGGSKVNKEENADIEFHDHIKKRILKKIEDRIKPRLICYYAPEKYDLSKFLKKTVNNKNKELFHCLFNEDVVNEFILINQKKSENFLKKLLQDIKTNTHKVKNKIYVKYIESIIKNSSKYLFSNIILYNIPYFEDVEDIAMDELFNLLEFTKIVQFIYSTKEKMTTENNRYTILNDQTIFQYDQKECNFSFEDNKVDIERRDSIEKEENFENKIKSSNNKKYSNEEIINKKTNVLNENEVDLEDNEANDEQIEEKSEDQKKRYNKKAENIKNIILKKYSGIEFTRIFINKNIPFNVSNPYCPKIIILFIPQNEHLQFYLSSLVCYNLKHFISINTTNLMHEEIIKEKIKNKMIYFKHEKMSKKNNFTIDKRKMLKNIFKSLLDKIKNLDSNILLTGFPIVKKKYNDGDYFYQFNLFKSFKIHGIISLYFDDNYLETFSSNKNICEEKYNDILELIKKEFSHNHKIYSEKIVNKNDLKHVLNDIKNHFSF, encoded by the exons atgaagGACGAAAggtgtatttttattatatttccaGATGTtactaataattttaaa GACGAAGAAGTTCTAGAGAAATTAgaggaaaaaaattttattattttaaaaaaaaaaaaagtgcaCTTAGtagaa aatgaaataaaagaaatatttaatttcaaACCTGCtcaatacaaaaatataaatgaattttatgaatatatagGAAGTGGCTTGTCTGTTATTTCTTTAATAGAACATATAGAGGGAGAtacaattataaaattaaactcTTTAGTTAAAAGAAATTCTATCTTgataaaagatgaaaaatattttgaatg TTTGGAATACCAGTGCAATTTAAATTGCAAAaatattcctttttattttagcaAAAATTATTGGTTTTTTAGCCGagatcttaattttttttttcaatcttatgaaaataataatattgaaagaacattaataatattaaaaccTGATGTTATAGAACTAAATcacttaaataatataataaatgatatattgaattttgatttattaatagtTGCTATAAGAAGAGGAATATTATCGTGTGATCGagcaaaaaaattatatgaagaTTCATATAGAAag CCTTATTACAAAAgtctaataaattttatgacTTCTACTAAAGGAATAG tttgCTTAGTAATTGAAGGTAGAAATTGCATAAAAAGAGCCAAAATTTTGTGTGGTCCTTCTTTATCAATGAGTAATTTTGACAATGTACCAAAAAATtgtctaaaaaaaaaatatggaaCATGTAAAATGAGAAATGCAGTg cATATTCctgatgataataatatagataaagaaatagaattattttttggtgatgaaaattttaaatgtgaaaaaggaattttattaattaaaaaaaaaatattaaattcaGAGGATTTATTTAGTCTAagagaatatttaaaatattatggaTTTCGTATATTAGaagagaaaataattttaatgaatgaAAGTagctttaaaaatttatctgaagaaaaaaaaaaacaagcAGATGATTTAGCTGAGAaagaatttattattattattatatcaaGAATTAACTGTATTACTTGTTTACAATACTTAATTGGATTGAATACTGTTAAAGAATCAAAAATTGAAAGACCTAATAGCATTAAAAGTGTATTTTGTAGAAATGATGATGATATTATGTTTgtgaaagataaaaataaaataaatgagtTAATTAGGagttattttaattttgaaaaatataatgacattattactattgaaaatgtaaaaaattatatattctgCAAAAATGTTACTAATTTCTACAAGCCAGAAGAAAACATAAAGTTAACAAATGTATTAATGGAATGTTTTACTGAAATTTGTAAATTAAAGCCTGATGAAAATTCCTCTATATTATGGTTAAGTAAATGGTTTGAACAAAAAGAGAGAGAAATTAAAGACAtcattacaaaaaaaaatgaaataaaaaacaaagatgaaacttttaatttattaaaaaaaaaagaaaaaaaacttaCAAGagtaaaagaaatagaaaaaaaaaatataactggaataaataattttgataaatCATCAAAATTATCTTATGAAATTAAATTGCAACACATGTGtaaaaaagttattattaTACCTGATGTGTATAAAGAAAATGTGTTATATCAAGATAATGGAAATGAaaagttaaaatttaaaattataaaatattttgaaaaattaaattctatcaatttaagttttaatgaattatgtaaaaaagaggagaaaaaaaattctcttctaggaaaaaaaatagaatatgcaaaaaaaaaatataagcatTTAACAAtagatttaataaaaaggatattaaaagaaaatttggaaaaaaataaattatttaataattacatATTAACTgattttatgaatattataGATCCAATATATTTAACAGATGAAGATATAATACCTTGCTCATTTtgtttaataattaatagagaagaaagaaaaaaagaaaaaaaggaaattaatgatttagaaaatgaaaaatataattcctTCTTAAGTTttctaaataataatgacaaaaataataattacataagaaaatttttaatgaagGGAAAACTTcttatatatagaaataactttattgaatttgtaaaaaattttcaaaatgaacttctcattttttttggtataaatataaatcatataaaaaatattattaattttctttcagacaattataattattattttatagaCCATTTTAAGTTAATTaaagaggaaaaaaaaaaaaaatattcagaTGATAGAAATATGaatgaaaattttgattcttcattcttttccttttttgttgaaaaatttgatatattaataaacaaagattataaaaaatttattgtatgtaattttcattttaatatggaacaaataaatatattagaaaaaagatttaattcgaaaatcaaaattttttattttaaatttaaaatagacAAAACTATTGTAGATATAAAagaacaacaaaaaaaaatttctgaaatggtttgtaaaaaaaaaagaagtaatAGCTCTAAAAATAAAGTGCATGAAGTTTTCATTGAAAATCCAAAAGTAAAAGATAAACAACTATATACATTTGacataaaaaacaaaaaccaaaaagtatttaaatcaatgtattatttttttgatatattaaaagtaaCAAAAAGTAAAATCATAATTATTTGTAATTTAACAATGAAAAATGTAGATTTCATTGgtttatatatacaatttCAATTCCCCAATGTCGTTTTTTGTGACTTAAATGTAATTAATGAATTTGACACACATATGaacaaagaaaataaaatgggAGAATTTATTGACgatatattttatgaaaatagttataaaaataatcatatgaaaaataaatatgaaaatatacaaagaacaaatattttaataaataaaatgaaaagttTTTGTTCTAAAATTAATGCAagttatttcattttttctagCTTCCCTAATGATTTAGAATACGAagattatgaaaaattaaattttttttttgacatAAAATTATGTGTACTAATCGTTGAGGAtgcttattttttaaaaaatttagaaatttCAAAACTTGAAAAATATCCATTTTCttctatgtttttttttttctataacaAAGGAAGTTTGTTGATAATTGAGGAAAATGAAAGAAGcaagaataattttaaaattaaaaaagattcAACAGGGTTAATCCAAAACAATGTATCTACTAATtgtaatgaagaaaaatttgaaataaaaaacaacTCTTTAAATGAAGTTTCTGTAATAAATAATAGTGATAATACTAATTCTAATGATAAATCTATCAGTTATAATAGTATTATAGGTGGTAGTAAAgtaaataaagaagaaaatgctGATATAGAATTCCAtgatcatataaaaaaaagaattttaaaaaaaatcgaAGATAGAATTAAGCCGAGGTTAATTTGCTATTATGCACCAGAAAAGTATGATTtaagtaaatttttaaaaaaaacagttaataataaaaataaagaattatttcATTGCTTATTTAATGAAGATGTTGTAAATGAATTTATcctaataaatcaaaaaaaatcagaaaattttctaaaaaaactACTACAAGATATAAAAACGAACACACATAAagtaaagaataaaatatatgtaaaatatatagaatctataataaaaaattcaagCAAATATCTATTttcaaatattattttatataacatACCTTATTTTGAAGATGTTGAGGATATTGCCATGGAcgaattatttaatttattagaaTTTACGAAAATTGTCCAGTTCATCTATtctacaaaagaaaaaatgacaACTGAAAACAACAGATACACCATTCTTAATGATCAAACTATATTTCAATATGATCAAAAAGAatgtaatttttcttttgaagATAATAAAGTGGATATTGAAAGAAGAGATTCCATTGAAAAAGAAGAGAactttgaaaataaaatcaaaagtagtaataataagaaatattcaaatgaagaaattataaataaaaaaacaaatgttttaaatgaaaatgaagttGATTTAGAAGATAATGAAGCAAATGATGAACagatagaagaaaaaagtgAAGATCAAAAAAAGagatacaataaaaaagctgaaaatataaaaaatattatattaaaaaaatattcaggTATTGAGTTCACtagaatttttataaataaaaacataccATTTAATGTTAGTAATCCTTATTGCcctaaaataataattctattTATTCCTCAAAATGAACATttacaattttatttatcttcTCTTGTatgttataatttaaaacatTTCATATCTATTAATACAACAAACTTAATGCATGAAGagataataaaagaaaaaataaaaaataagatgatatattttaaacATGAAAAAATGAGCAAAAAAAACAACTTTACTATAGACAAAAGAAAGATGTtgaaaaacatttttaaatctttacttgataaaataaaaaatttagacagcaatatattattaacagGTTTCCCTAttgtaaaaaagaaatataatgatggtgattatttttatcaattcAATTTATTTAAGTCTTTTAAAATACATGGAATAATATCTCTTTATTTTGATGATAATTATTTAGAAACCTTTTCAtccaataaaaatatatgcgaagaaaaatataatgatatattagaactaataaaaaaagaatttagtCACAATCATAAGATATATTCTGAAAAaatagttaataaaaatgatttaaaacaTGTATTAAATGAcataaaaaatcatttttctttttaa